In Lolium perenne isolate Kyuss_39 chromosome 5, Kyuss_2.0, whole genome shotgun sequence, the sequence CAAGCACACTCTCCGTTCTCCCCGGCAGGCCACCTGGAAGGACCACGATCATAGTAAACTCGTACACCATTTCTTTACCAAGTGGTGGAAGCGGCAGCCGATGGTTAAAAACGGTAGCTTTGCTGTACAATGATTGAACTAATTTGAATAAGTTTCTCTAGTAAGTTCACATGCAGAAGTTGTAAAATTTGTGTACACAGTGTAAACTTGGTATACGCGTTGGTATAGAATAATTTCAATATGTGCATATATGCGGAAATTTAattcggcacatgggagcatatgctcctgctaATTAACAACATTTTTGGATTCATCTTGTAGATATGCCCTTGCATTTCCAATGAGACTGAGATGCTGGATATCCTGGAAAACAATATGAAATCTTACCCACTCCGTGTAACTGACAATAGAGGTAGGGTGCATCAAGCGACGATAACGACTATCGGTGATCCAGCATGTGACACGTCAACCTCTGAGGTCAGTTTTGTGTTTTAGGCTACCAACTAGCACTTGACAAACTATACATCAATTATACAGCGGTGAGGTGAGAGGTGCTGACTACTTGTTGGCGTGCGCATGCAGCGGCTACTTGCTCTTGTTGCACCTCTCCTTACGAGGTCATGGTGTGATTTACCTTCGCTGGAACGGAATCGGAATCGATCCGGCTCACCTGCTCCGCGAACTTCTCGGCGAGTGCGTCAAGTCGAAGGGCAGAACCTCCAAATTGTATCTCACCGACCGCAGCACTTCCAGCTCGGAGATCACCTACCGAGACTTCAGCTCCAAATCAGCTAAACCAATTTAGGATTTACTTTAGGTCACATCCAAAGGCAGCAACCTTCCTTGTGACTTACGCACGATCAAAAGGATCAGAAGCGCCCTCTGATACCAATTTAATTATGATGTTCCGACTAGCCAGAGAATCACGAACTTTCAAGGATCTGCAGCGTGTACGCATCAGCATTCAGCTGGTAGCCGGCCGCATAGCCGTCTGGGCTGCTGCCGATCTTTCATGCCCATCGACTGGATGCTGAAGTGCAGGGCTCTAAGGCATGTTTCCTCGTTGTTTACAACATCTACTGTTCGGTCAACTTCCCAAGTTTCGGATTATCTTCACTGGCGGTTTCTATGGACAAGCGAAGGACGCTCTTAGACCTCTGGATCGGAGAGGATCCAATCGCGTGCGTCCACAGACATCAGCCCTTGTGGCTTAAGGAGGCGTGTTGCGAAGCTCTGCATTTAGCTGACACCATGGGAGATATCGAAATTGCGATTTCCGTTGGATTGGAAGAAAACTATTAACTAAAAGCTAGGAGGTGAAGTGGAGTGGTTCTACCGCGTCGACAATGGCGAGTCTCAGCGCCCTGGTGCAGCGGGACCTCGGTGACAGACGTGGTGTGTTGGACTCGCATAGGGTGGGTGcgttgtttgtcgccttggtggcGTCGATGGCAGGTCTGGCAGGGGCTATACGGATCTCGGTCCTGAAGATGGACCAGCGATTGATGGCGGTGACTGCTTCTTTGGCATGGGCATGAGGCGCTCGCTATGAGTCTGTTAGACCGGATGAGCAGTCTCGTTTTGATGAGTGGGTGTTTTGGGGTATGCAATATTCCTGGGTCCTAGTTGATGgggatttttcatgttttttgggaAGAGTTCTTGGTTGGCATGATCttctttcattgtcatgttttgtaGGTGTTTTGTGGTGGTTTCGAATTTTTTGATGTATGATCTCTTATCGGACCTTTGATGAATAAATGAATAAAAATGGCTATATGCActgattgatgcagaggccgagGCACGAtctccatttcaaaaaaaaacactAAATCTGGCTAAGCTAGGCTGCACATCGCACTACAAAAATGTCTGGACCGCTATGGTCCAGACATTATCTTGCATGCTTGTACTTCCTCGGTTAGGGATTATAAAAACTATGATCTTTTTAATTTTCTTAAATATTATTATAAGGTCTATTTTATTTATTACTCTCTTCTCTAAATGCATGTTCTCCCTTTTTTTTGTCTTCTCTCATGCATGTGGTACTATTCGTACATGCGGTAATTAATAAGTTGAGTTATGAAGTTTCTTGTTCTTAGCGAACTGGTCTTCAGGCCTTATAATATTAATGAAGGAACTCTCTTCCTTGATTAATATATTCTAAGTTCGTAGACAAATTACATGTGAGAATATTGTTTgatatttctttctttcttgcATGCTTACTATCTGGGAGCCAATCCGAGCAAAAATTGCGGTAACATAAGTTCTCTTTAATTTATCTTTTCTATCTTGCTTTTTTCCGTGAACTCATTTACCATCCATATCATTACGTACAGATCATAGACTGCACAGGAGATTTGGGATACTCCCAAAAATGGGAGGAAAATTTTGGATACGTGTGTACAGTAGACGTTCATCCAACAGAGCCTTGGTATGTCTAGTGGTATTAATTACTTTGCGTCCATAGCATGCGAGCACCTTTCTCTTACTGAAAAGAGACTGATATATCATACATTAATTTACAGATCAGTTGAGCGTTCGTTCTTACTTGTCACACTATGCATGCAAGTTTAGATGATTAGATCTCGGGTTGAAGTAAAATAGTTGGGGTAGGTTTATGTGGTGTTTTATTGCAGTCTTAAGACCAAAACCTAGTTTAGTCCAACCTAGTTTATCCAAAATAGCTAATCATTATTTTAACGAGATAAGTTTTCAAGAACTTCATTTCCAAACTATTGCGCCTAATTGCAAGAGGAACACAACAACAGTGGGCAATCCAAAGCAATGAACACTTGAACAAACAACATACACCTTTCTAGGTAGATCTCCCTATTTCCATTCCATTCATGAGATTAGATTTCTAGTTAGCCAAAGTAGAGAGTGGTTTTTTGTGAAAGTGAAACATGTGCAGGTTAGGATGaatgattctcttgcaaatcttgcAAGCGTTCAACACTGTTCTATGGATGTTAAAAAAACACTGCTCTATGATTTTGGTGGGTTCTACACGTGAAGATGTTCCTCAGCTGCTCGAACTTGACTGTTTTGTAACCCTTCCTGTTTAAATAAAGTTTCTATTTTACCAGTAAAAAAAACATATGCCTTTGGACTTTATGTACAATTATGGGATACTTCTATGACCAAAGATGGACTTTCTTATAACTATTATTAAAAATATTAGATGAGATTTGAAAAATGGTGTAGTATTTATGTTTTTCCACATCTTAGCATCCTATTTGTTCGATACAGGATTTTGGTCGGTCACTACAGTGGGCATGTCTCCGCTTGGAACCATCGGACCCAGGTATGTAGCTTCATTACTCATGCTTAGTTCCAATGGTGCGGAGCCTGGAGCCCACACGCCGCAGTGTGTGACGAGAAAAAGATACAAAGTAGAATGATGTATGCATTCTTCAAACCGAGTGCCATGGAGCTCGGTATGTTTAAAATGGGAAACTATTTTTGAATTTCTGAGCATTAAAATTTCATTTTTAAATTATTTGGTTTGTGCGCTAAAGTGGTACTTCCTCTGTTCCATAATTTTACATTATGGAATAGACTAATAATAAATAGCACATTTATTGTATATTCTTCTTTTTGCTAGCCGGAAAATTTTCATATTTCTTCGTGATTGGTCATATGTAAGTACGTGTATCACATATAGGcacttctcaaaaaaaaaagtagaAATTTTAAAATTCCCAAATGAGTTTCTTATTTTTCTTTAGAAAAACTCGGCTCCCATTGGGCTATGATCCTTCCATTTCTTCATTTGTATGGTTTGCGAAATAAATAGTTGCATACTAAGAAAACATATTTATGGTGAAGTTCTAATTCAGTGTCTTAAGTAGTAAAAAGAAGATACAAAGCCTAGCCAACTCAATGAAAAAAATACGAcacactgatgcatcacaaattTTACTTAGGCCTGCCGTCATTATTTTTCATTTGCAAGCAGAAAATATTGATGGGACTTCGCATCGTGAACACGGGGGAGCGTACAATATCTGCAGTTAGATTCATCCCGCACAAGCAGTGGTTTGTTGCTGGTGATTCTAACGGGCACATCCACGTCTGTATCACGGCACCGGACAATGTTAAGAAATTCCAAGCTCATGCGAGCTGCATCAATTCATTGGCAGTTCACCCAATTGACCCTTTTGTCCTGTCATCATCGGACGACCACCTGATCAAACTTTGGAACTGGGAGAACGAGGAGTGCATTAGGACATTCCAAGCACACTCCAAAGAGGTTGAGTCGGTGAAGTTTAACCCGCTGACTACCAGCAACACTTTTGCTAGTGCTTCCAGGGACGGCACAATAAAGGTTGATTAGTGGAGCTATCAATTTTGTATTGTAAAGTTTTTCAGTTCCACATTTCCTAACCAATGCTTGAGACTCACAGATCTGGAGCATACATTCGGGCACTCCTATCACCACGTTGGAATGCGAGGCTGAACTGACATCAGTCCATTATTTATCTCTTCCTGGTTCTCACCAGCATATTGTTACAGGTTCTAGCTGTGGGACAGCACGGGTAAGCCATCTTCCTTATTCAACAGCATAACAGACAGATCTGGAAAAAAAAATTGGTAGAATGCTGCTGTAATACCTCGATCTCCTTAATCCTTTTTCATTCACCAGATCTGGGATTTGGAGGAGGAGACATGTATTCAGAACATCAATGGACTCCAGAATGGTGCGCTGTTGCTGTTGTCGATTGCCTTCCGGGATATCCGATTTTTGTTACAGTTTCGGAAGATCACATTGTTTCTTGCTGCAACTCCAGTACCCACAGGTAATGTAAGGCACTTAACTTGGCCTGTATATCCAGTTTCTGTTGACTGCATGGCCGAATGTCCTTGATGGTTAACTAATTTTATATTTGTTGCCGTTTCCTTCCCTAGATTAGATTAAGCATACATGAAGATCAATGAAAATGTACCCAAGAATTATGACAGTTAGACGATTCCACGATGTCATTGTAAAAAAAATACTGTAGAAATGATCAATAAAATTGTAAGTTTTACAACATTAAAACAATATCAATCAACTGTATCGTAAAATTTCATATTGAAATGAAATGCACGCTTTCTTGGTTTTGGTCGAATTCTTGCTTGATATCTGATAATATTGTACCAAGCATGTTTCAATGGTTGCATTCACGCAATTGCTATGACACCACCGTTAATACCGCACTGAGTACTACTCTTTGACACCATCCCGGCCAACTTTTTCGCCTTCCACCAACCCATGCCTTCGTGAGGTATATTGGACAAAGTCTGTcatttgccatctcttcctctgCACCAGCCAGCATCTTGTCCTCCAAAAAGCACCGCAACTGTACTTACATGAAGATCCACCTTCTCGCATGTTTTAGTTGAGTGATGCCATGTATCAAGATTAACAATGAAACTGACGCATAATTGGCATTATGATTTGTAACTTTGCAGATACCAGAATCTGGTTGACTTTAAACTGGGACTTATTATGGATTTTGCCTACATCAAGGACACACAAAGGTACAAAAAATAAAATCGTCAGCTCCTCGCAAAGTTGTAGCTTACCATGTATCTATtttcttttctagcttcttttctCAACATGCGAGCACTGCCAGGACTGGATTTTGTGCTCTGATGCTCATCAGCATGAAAAAATATAGCAGCGTGTTGaatagttttcataaatattgagCAAATCATACATGTTTTATACAAAAAGAAAGTAGCTTCTTGTGTGCATTAAATTTACACATAAGAAtgcattttttttttgcatgAAAATGTGTGTTTTCGACAAGTTTGGAAGTCATGATTTTTTACTGCAAGTCAGGATCCGGCACCACATGCTCCTCCCTGTGCTCAACCATGGGGTAATATGTACCAACTTAAAATAGCATGCTGGTGGAAAATTAAATTAGAAGACAGTGGTACTACAACCTTATTCGACGACTACCTACTCAAAGTTAGATGCTAAATTTCGGGGAAGAAAATTGAAGGTCACGGTCCTGGAGAGTTCTCTGGATTTTTGTCATCTGAATTGGCTGAAAATCCAGAACTCTCCAACAAAATAGGCCGAGAATCCGTATGCGTGCGATGTTCTTGATTTGGCTAGCTGAGAGAAAACAAAAATTCCAATTCTAGCCAAGATAAGATATATTTGAAAGTTACTGTGGTGTATATTCCAAAAATGTAAAGTGGAGTGGCAGAATATATATATTTGGAAAGGCATGCATTGTATACATCTTGTTCTGGGACTAAGGGAAAACAACAAAGTGCTGAAAAGTTTTGCTTTGTCGTCACCCTTCTATAATTTTTTAATATTTGACATATATTTTTGACAGTTAAAAACTTCTTACCATAGCATCGTATGTTTGTAGCCTCCTCGTCGCAGGTCAACGCGGAATTGCACTGTTGAAAATCGATTAACTTTACCTCCATGATCCACCTTACGGAGAGGAAAATTTTGGAGGAATACAGATCATGAATTGTATGCGGAGAAATTGGCAGTTTGAAGGATGCCTGATGGAGAATTGCCTGTGTGGTGAACTTTGATGAACTTTTGTGTTAACTTAGTACATTATATTGCAGTATGATGCTATCATATCCTGCCTCTTCCGTTTGGTACTGAGATTTAACGTCAGTTGCTCGATCTACGTGGTTCGGTTTGTCCCAATTGCCATGTTTATTTGTACTCCACTACTTTACATTGTGCTGTCTGCATTTTAATTTTTCATAGGGATAGCAATGTTAAGATATACTACTGTGACCCGCAAAAAAAAGATATACTACGGTGGTAGCTTACTATTGGAAACTATATGAGGTACTAGCTTCGATTGCAGTGGCACGACACAATGGTTGTATTGTACGTAATGTCCTCGAGAACCTGTCATTTTGCGGTCCATGTCAAACTCAAAACCGTCTATCTGTAGTCCAAATCAGGATCTGCAGTGCAAACCAAATAAAGATCAGTTTCGAATAGGAGAGAACCCTGCCAACCCATGCACGCAGGCATCAGTTTCTTTGTGGTTTGCTATGGAAGCTTTTTATGATTCCTGCTTCATCAATGCTTTGGATATCTTTTCCTGAGCATATATGAGACAATCGGATAACTTTTTTAAATAAAAATCTTGATAACTTTTGCTTTTGGCCGAAAAATATTGACAAGTTAGTGGGGCAACCTACTGACTGAATGATGGAGAACCAGCTTCAGAAGAGATGAAAATTGCTGAACGACGATGTAAACCTGGCCAATTTTTAACCAACTTCAGAATGtgtctagtttttttttttttgagatgatgTGTCTAGTTGTTAGTTCGGACTAAAGAAAATTAACCGAGACAGTCTCTCGAGCCGTACGTACTATATTTATCCAGCTTGACCCAGAAGTCCAGAACCTGAATGAGCACCTGCACGGTCCACCTCTAAAAGAGGGATTTTACGGTACCTCCTCAATAAGGATTAGGAGTACCGCTTAAATCTGGCCCTCCATTCTAGAGGGTTTTTTAATCTAATTATAGTGATTATCAATTTGTCATCAACTGAAAGAACTCGTGAAGTCGTGATCACGATCGAGCGCGCACTCGGCCCCCTTCAATCTATCGATTGAGTGCACCGCCATGGTCTCCCCTCACGCCTGCATTGTCGCTGCTCGTCATGCCTGGCAAGTAAGATGAGGCAAGAACTGCTGCCTCGTCCGCGTTAACCGCCGCGGCTGGTCACAGCCGAGGATCTGTCCCAACTCACCTACCTCTAGAGCATCCTCAGCGAGACCCTCCGTCATTACCCTACAGCCCGGCTACTGCTGCCCAGTCATCCACGGACTGTATGATCGGAGCGTGAATGCGTATGCCATCCATAGGGACCCAACCATCTGCTACCAGCACTTAAAGATGCCATCCATTACTCTGCAGATGGTCTTTTGCCAATGTTTCAGAATATGCCTTCTGATGTGGAAGATAACTGCGTAGATGATTACCATGGTTTTTTGTTTCCTTCAATATTTCAGAGTATTACAAAGATTCAAACTGACACGGAAGAGTACATATTTGAACTAATGTGAAGCTGAACCTTTGTGATCCTAATTCACAAGGTAGGTGAGTATATGTGGGATAATATATATACGATTCTGTCAGCTAAGTAAGTATTGAATAAGTGGTGAGCAAGTCATTCAGAACTTGTTGTATCGTTTCCTTTATCATGCAAGTATCCATTTCAAAATTATCCGATCATTGTAGTTGAATGGTGAAAACTTCATGAAAGGAGTAGATGAATGCGAACCGC encodes:
- the LOC127326310 gene encoding uncharacterized protein isoform X2 — translated: MFLTLTMRNLRRSIRTLHLHHKNVVRLVSYCNETKGEYVQFNGKLVVAEKIWRVLCFEYMCKGSLDKFIFDEANERNWSTRYAIINGICQGLEYLHEKLNPPMYHLDLKPANILLDESMSPKIADFGLSRLFIEQRTKQTNSSLGTRGYIPPEYIDAGLISIKFDIFSLGVVIIKMMTGQDGYFRPAEISSQQFADDVHTDWMNRLQGMSMNVYSIQVRRCIEIALSCVEAGRHKRPSIGVIIQNLCRTESIIQILDALRNSWTSQADICPCISNETEMLDILENNMKSYPLRVTDNRGRVHQATITTIGDPACDTSTSEIIDCTGDLGYSQKWEENFGYVCTVDVHPTEPWILVGHYSGHVSAWNHRTQKILMGLRIVNTGERTISAVRFIPHKQWFVAGDSNGHIHVCITAPDNVKKFQAHASCINSLAVHPIDPFVLSSSDDHLIKLWNWENEECIRTFQAHSKEVESVKFNPLTTSNTFASASRDGTIKIWSIHSGTPITTLECEAELTSVHYLSLPGSHQHIVTGSSCGTARIWDLEEETCIQNINGLQNGALLLLSIAFRDIRFLLQFRKITLFLAATPVPTDTRIWLTLNWDLLWILPTSRTHKASSSQVNAELHC
- the LOC127326310 gene encoding uncharacterized protein isoform X1, with product MFLTLTMRNLRRSIRTLHLHHKNVVRLVSYCNETKGEYVQFNGKLVVAEKIWRVLCFEYMCKGSLDKFIFDEANERNWSTRYAIINGICQGLEYLHEKLNPPMYHLDLKPANILLDESMSPKIADFGLSRLFIEQRTKQTNSSLGTRGYIPPEYIDAGLISIKFDIFSLGVVIIKMMTGQDGYFRPAEISSQQFADDVHTDWMNRLQGMSMNVYSIQVRRCIEIALSCVEAGRHKRPSIGVIIQNLCRTESIIQILDALRNSWTSQADICPCISNETEMLDILENNMKSYPLRVTDNRGRVHQATITTIGDPACDTSTSEPIRAKIAIIDCTGDLGYSQKWEENFGYVCTVDVHPTEPWILVGHYSGHVSAWNHRTQKILMGLRIVNTGERTISAVRFIPHKQWFVAGDSNGHIHVCITAPDNVKKFQAHASCINSLAVHPIDPFVLSSSDDHLIKLWNWENEECIRTFQAHSKEVESVKFNPLTTSNTFASASRDGTIKIWSIHSGTPITTLECEAELTSVHYLSLPGSHQHIVTGSSCGTARIWDLEEETCIQNINGLQNGALLLLSIAFRDIRFLLQFRKITLFLAATPVPTDTRIWLTLNWDLLWILPTSRTHKASSSQVNAELHC
- the LOC127326310 gene encoding uncharacterized protein isoform X3, with the translated sequence MFLTLTMRNLRRSIRTLHLHHKNVVRLVSYCNETKGEYVQFNGKLVVAEKIWRVLCFEYMCKGSLDKFIFDEANERNWSTRYAIINGICQGLEYLHEKLNPPMYHLDLKPANILLDESMSPKIADFGLSRLFIEQRTKQTNSSLGTRGYIPPEYIDAGLISIKFDIFSLGVVIIKMMTGQDGYFRPAEISSQQFADDVHTDWMNRLQGMSMNVYSIQVRRCIEIALSCVEAGRHKRPSIGICPCISNETEMLDILENNMKSYPLRVTDNRGRVHQATITTIGDPACDTSTSEPIRAKIAIIDCTGDLGYSQKWEENFGYVCTVDVHPTEPWILVGHYSGHVSAWNHRTQKILMGLRIVNTGERTISAVRFIPHKQWFVAGDSNGHIHVCITAPDNVKKFQAHASCINSLAVHPIDPFVLSSSDDHLIKLWNWENEECIRTFQAHSKEVESVKFNPLTTSNTFASASRDGTIKIWSIHSGTPITTLECEAELTSVHYLSLPGSHQHIVTGSSCGTARIWDLEEETCIQNINGLQNGALLLLSIAFRDIRFLLQFRKITLFLAATPVPTDTRIWLTLNWDLLWILPTSRTHKASSSQVNAELHC